GGACAGGGTGAAACGGGAAACAGGTATGGACATCCGCGTGATCACCGGCCAGGAAGAAGCCTCTTATATATATGAGAACCATGTAGCAGAGAACATGGACAAAACCAAAAGTTATCTCTATATAGATGTAGGCGGTGGTAGTACAGAACTCACTTTATTCAGCGGCAACCGCCTGGTATTCAAAGAATCCTTCAACATCGGCACCATCCGCCTGTTACAGAACAAAGTAACGGAACAGCACTGGCAGCAAATGAAGGATTTCCTGAAATCACAGCTCCGCGGGAACAACCAGGTGATCGCTATCGGTTCAGGCGGTAACATCAACAAAATATTCTCCCTCTCTAAACGGAAAGAAGGCAAACCGCTTTCTTTAGACCTGCTCAAAGACTATTACAAAGAATTCAGCAGCTTTTCCGTAGAAGAACGCATCCATCTTTACAATCTCCGGGAAGACCGTGCAGACGTGATCGTGCCTGCCCTGCAGATCTATGTGAACGTGATGCGCTGGACGGATATCATGGAGATATTCGTACCCAAGATCGGTCTCGCTGATGGTTTGGTGCGTTCGCTCTACAATGAGATACATCAGCTAAAAATGCAATAAGCTCCCGCTCTTCAAAAAATAGTGCACAAATCCGATTAATATCGCAACT
This DNA window, taken from Chitinophaga niabensis, encodes the following:
- a CDS encoding exopolyphosphatase — encoded protein: MKLAAIDIGSNAARLLISEASPKANGEMDFTKVNLVRVPLRLGIDVFATGTISQKRADSLVNTIKAYKLLLDVYEVKYLKAAATSAMRDATNGLQILDRVKRETGMDIRVITGQEEASYIYENHVAENMDKTKSYLYIDVGGGSTELTLFSGNRLVFKESFNIGTIRLLQNKVTEQHWQQMKDFLKSQLRGNNQVIAIGSGGNINKIFSLSKRKEGKPLSLDLLKDYYKEFSSFSVEERIHLYNLREDRADVIVPALQIYVNVMRWTDIMEIFVPKIGLADGLVRSLYNEIHQLKMQ